CGGTGCTGCCatcagaggagctgggaggtgcCAAGACATGACAGTGGCCTTGGGCTGACTGCAAGGTGGGAGTTCCTCCTGTCCCACCTCGGCACATCCACATCAGCCATGTCCCCATGCCACGCTCCTTGCTCCTTCTTCCAGCCACGGGCTGCAGTCCCCAGGGGAgtccctgctctgggaacaCACTGGGTGCTCACCAGTGAACCTACTGGGAAACCATGTGTAAACCACTTAGTGCTCATGCATGAAATGATTGAGCAGTCATGCACAGGCTAATTGGGCATTTGTATGCCAAATCACGGGCGCTCATGCGTGAGCTGCCCGGGTGCTCATGCATGCTCTGATCGGGGCTCACGGGCCATCCATGAGCTGCCCATGGATGCTCCGACCCCGCTTCCCTGCAGGAATAGCCCTGCACCTGTGCGAGCTCCAAGTGTGAACCTCTGCGTGCCCGTGCAGGGTCAGTTTGGATGCTGATGCAGTTTGGGTGCTCAAATGCAAATTATCTGGGCACTAGTGCATTCCCTGATTAGACACACATGCATGACTTAATTAGGCACCGGACTGCGTGTTCCTGGGAACAAGtggagcctggcacagcaaCAGCcccacacagggcagggaaacCTGCCAGCACCGAGCACGGGATGGTGTGGCACCAAAAATCCCTTCTGGCTCTGCCAGCGTGTGTGAGCTGGTGGCTCTGCCTCCCCAGCAGCCTTGCTGGCACATATCAGCCGATCTCACACCTTCCCCCAAGCTCCCCAGGGCGTAGGAAGGAGCTACTGCTGAACAGACAACTTAAACCCTGTTCTGGCACAGCTTAAATACAAGACTCTCCAAAAGCAGGAGACAAGGTCTCCACTGTGTAGAATAATTTAGGTCAGTCTCACTTCTGCAACAATTTATTTAAGCTTTAGCAGTTCCTAGCCCAAgtgagggaaaaatgagggggaaaaaaatagaatccCCCGTATTTACActatttttctgtaatgtttaTCTTGTGGAAGCTACAGCCTCATCTGCCAGCGCCACTTTAATCCAGGCCTGCAGACATTTCCACCACACACTCACATTTCTTAGGATTCTGCTCCAAATTGGAGCAACTTGTTGAGAACAAAATCTCAGCCTGCAAAAGCTTTCGAGTGGTTGTTTCTCCCTGGAAAGTATGTCCTGTCCTTCGATCACTCCAAGGCTTTACCAGAAATGCTTTTGCCTTCctgcaatagaaaaaaaagccatttgaGTGGGCTTGGAAGCAAAGCAGCCAGAAACAACACCCTGTGGTACAACTCCACAAAGCATATCCAGGGAACAGCCTGGGAAAGCAGGACCCAGATGGGTGCTGGAGGTGATGCCTAGCTGGGCAGCTGTGTATTTCAATGTACATAAATGTATACAAAAGTGTATCAATGTATTCATAGCAGGTGGTACCCAGGGGCTGGCATCACTGAGAGCTTGGATCAAaccccctcctgccctcctcgCCAGCCTGGTCATGCTGATGCTCTCACTGAACTCTACAGGAGCTGCAACAGTTGATCTGATcaataaatacacattttatacAACCCTTAGGTCTGTAATATCTCTCTGTATATAAGAGGCCATGAgggattttgttttaattagagGAATGCTTaaggctgctctgcctcccGCTTAATCAGCCTTGGAAATGCAGAGGGAAGGGCTGTCCTTGTGCAGGGCACTGCTCTGAGCCAGCACAACCCAAACTCTCAGCAAGGGCatgagggcaggagcagggagagagaggagcaCAGCCCATATCCACCTCCATCTGGCATCTCCAGAACGAGCCAGGAAAACTCCTATCTGGAGCTGCAAGTGCACCCCATCCCCTGCTAGACAATTCCCAGCGTGGGAGTTACTGGGCAGGgtccagccccatccctggtcTGAGGAGATGGTTATCGTGGATACGCAGGGAGAGGTGTCAGGAATGCACTTCATGGCCAGCAAAGAGCAGAGGCTTCCAGCCAAACATTGCCAAAGCTTGCAAAGGTGGTGGTTTTATTACGGGAATGTTGCAACTGCTCAGGTCCCACAGCCTGGGAATATCCATGGGAggagagcacagctctgcacagacaaGTGGCCTTGGGAACAGCCCTCggtgccctgggacagctctgcctccttgCTGGGATGCAGGTGAGCCCCGTGGATCCAGGCCAGCCTGTGGTCAGCCACCAGCACACACACCTGGCTTCGCCACGGAGCACCCAGAAGCCAGTGGACACCAGTGACACCCAAAGCCCCAGTGTAAACCACCAATGTAGGGGTCTGGAAGATATATTTCCAGCTCACCAGGGCCCAGGGGCACCTCAGCCACAGTCCATCACAGTGCTCAGCTGGTGTTTAACTCCAAGCAGGCATGCAATCAGTTTGGGAGGATAAGGAAGAATGAAAAGGGgaataataaacaaaaatgagCCCTAGAGGAGAAAAACTGCTCACTGGCAGCATTGATGCTCTCGGAGCAAACAGAAGGGGAGGCTCTGCTTTGTGCTcaccctcagccctgcagcacaggtaTTGTTTGCTGCTAACAGCAAAAAAGCCTCACGGGGATGCCACacgtgtgtctgtgtgtggtGAAACCCTctggaacaggaagaaaaacgAAGAAGCAGTAAAGTCCTCGGTATGCCAGGACATTATCCAAGGCCTTGGTTTTATGGTTAACTGGTTCCCATGGAGGAACTGCAGCTTTTactggtgctgcagctccctgcccttgCCAGCCCAGGCTCCTCATCCCAGGCAGCTTCTTCTCCGTGGGTCCTTTCTTTCTCACGTGTATTTCAGAGGATAAAAATACTGCTTCTTGGGAAATGATCAAATTTGTATCCATCTTTCATGCTCTAAATGACACAGCTGACAAAGGCCTGATATTCCTATTTACTGCCCTCAAGAAACTGCACCTAAAAGGCCTactatgaaaaggaaaaaaagaggttatATTTCATGTTTTAGTTATGTATAATAACTAAAACATTTAGTTTAGTTATGCAGAGAAGAGCAtggaacagctgctgctggggcccCGCTCCTAATTTCTGACACATCTTTTAACCTGCTCATTTAAAAGCACTTACTTTGCATCCTTCTCCTTAAGATTTAGTGGGATATGAACCATGAGGTTTCCTAGACTAGGAATGTCTGGATAATAAAATGCTGTGGAACAGTATTTCCAGTGGGAGCAGAATGCTTTCAGCAGTACCTGGGCACTGGGATCAGCAAACCTTGGCAGCTGCTCCCACGCTGGCCCTTTTGTAAACGTTGAGTTTATTTTCCCTCGTTTATTTGCCTTTCATTGAGCTCCGACAGGAAAAATATATGGCTCAgtgtccctcctgccctggtCCCTGTGAGTTTTTGTTTCACATGGTTATCACAGTCCCTCGCCTCCTCCAGTGTTTACATAAAGTTACAGCGCCCACAAAACAGCTCCGAAaactttatttgtattttaaaatattctgcttgAAACCAACCTTAATGCATTTCTCTCTTGTTGTAGTTCCTTGTGTCAAATAAAATCAGCAAACCCCTGTGATGCCACAGGGGCCACGTGGTGCTGAAACCCCGAGTTGGGGAGGCAGCGGGGACATCGGCGGCGCTGCCAGCGGCTCTCCACGGAAAGCTAATGGAAAACCTTTTAAAAGCCACTCAGGCCTGGCaaatttgggttatttttggaGAACAAAGAGATGCAGCTCCATCCACGCTCCCAAGGCTTGGCTGGGTGGCACGGCCCGTCCAGAGACATCCCTGGGATGTGTAAGTGCAGAGCTCCCGCTGGCCGTGGCTGTGCCGTGGCCCTGCCGTGTCCTGGCAGGGATGGTGACAGCGATCAATACCTCTAATGCACAAACACCGTTCCAGTTCCCTGTATCAGGATGGCACTGCTCACTCCCAGCTGGAACACAAgtggtgggaagggaagtgCCAGGAGGGGCCGGTGAGCTCCCGTGGCCCCGCCGGTGCACTACGGCAGCGGCTCCTCAGCGGATCCCAGCGTGGACGGCTCAGTCAGCTGTGTGCCACACGCCTGCAGTGTGGGAATGCCTCGAGGGGAAAGGAGGCAACTCCAGGAAAATgcacagggaaataaaaacagcaaaaggaaaaggagcagctgcaggaaagccCTCGCTGCCCTGTCCCCGCCAAACCGCGAGGTTCCCTCTGGAGTGAGCAACCCGAATGGATTTGCTCCTTTCCGCTTATTTATTCCTTAGCAGGAATAAATGTTAGCGGGTTTATTTACACTGACagcttgcatttattttcctccctctcctcgTCAGGCCTTGGAGCATCCCaccaggcagggagagggaagagcaaTGCAAGCAGCTGCCACGATATTCGGTGACAGCGGGAGGCAGGGAGCAATGGCAGAGCTCTGGACGAACAGAAATGTCTTCCCAGAGAAATAAATCCATGAAAATGGGCTGGGGGGGCTCGCTGAAAATTTCTGGTCTGTGCTAACTGCTGCCcctttccctcccagccccggcCATGGTGTGCTAGCATGTGGGAATCGCTGCAAATCCAAGTAACATGAAAACAAGACAGCAGAAATCACAGCAAacccattatttttattatttttaatatttaaaaattaaccttTTATCGCTACCAGCCCAGCAAATAACCATGCACAATGTAACTGATTCTGCTTCCCTGTGCCCCGTCACTCTGCTCCAGGGACCTTGGATCTGAACACATCGTGGGGTGTGGCTGTtctcaggaaggaaaaacagcagggttttggaaattttaaaaatgagcattCCCAATCCACCTGGGACGATTTGAATTCCAGTGGTGTTACTTCTGCTCGTCTGGCTTTTCTCCTTTAAGTCCCCACCTGTGTGTGTCCTTTTGGGCTGGCTTCCAGGAAAAATTCCCACTGGCAgtgtgctgtgttttctgtttgcatCCAGACATGCCCCAGCATGTGCAGAGGAAATCTCTTTGCTTGCAGTTAAATCTGCATAAACAAAACGAGCTCTGTCACCATCCACTGCTATGGGAATTATTTTCAAGCTTACACACACTTTCCTTGTCTTATCTTAAGCTCAGAGTTTCTCTGAAAAAGTCAGTCTGACGTTTTTGGATCTTTTTCCTACATGCAAACCAGTAAGTTTGATCACTTTGAAGCACTATTTTAAATGGACACACACAAGATCAGCTTTGTATTCCACTCCAAAGACACAACCTGTGTGGTTTCAAGTTCCTGGTGAAATGCCAAGGAAacccctccagcagcagattCCAAAGGACAGTTACAGGAGGGAAATGGCAAGTTTGGACACTTCATTGCTcagctctcaaaaaaaaaaaaaattacttcagatgCCTCTTAAAAATCGACCCTTTTCTCCCAAACAATCTGGGCTTTGATGAACTGGTATTTTGCAACACAGTAAGATTAGTCAGGACCAATCCAGCTGGATGGCTCTGTAGCAAGGATTAGGACAAACAGGTTCTCTGTGACAGAGCTGGGCCAGGACAGGCCGtgggccacagccccagccctgcagctctgcttgggAAACCTCCTGCTTCCCAAGTTTCATCAGGAATGACAAGAAGCAATGATGTTATGTGGGTAATATCTGCATTATTCTCCCTTGGAAAGCCCTGGTTTCCACTGCTCCCATTTTGAGGACAAAAACTTGTCATTTTACAGTAGTTGGCgtcttttttttcagcaagatTATTTGCCTTTGCCTTcccagtaatttattttctacataaCTTATTAATTCCCCACATGTGTGTTTTGCTAGAGAGCCAAAAATGACTCTGAGAAATAAGTATTGTGCAGCATATCCAACTAAACATCCAGTGATATCCCAGACCTAAGGAAAGtaatgaggaagaaaacacCTAATACTGCTATAAAGAGACACTTCATTAAGGTAATTAAGAGAATAATTTAGGGCAGTTATGAGGATTATTAAGACACAAAAGAAATTATGCAACGGGGTTTTCACCAAGCAGGCAGACTTACCATTGGTTTATGATGCCTTTAAGAATAACTTTCAGTGGTTTTAATGAGTTTTTGAAAATAGAGACTCATTTCTTGGCTAGGGATGGAGTTTCCCTACACCTGGGAAAAGCATAATCAGGatctttgtggggttttggttgttttttttttctttgtggcaaGAGGacttgttaggtttttttttatatcacagaaaggtttgggttgggaggggccttaaagcccatccagtgccaccctgtgtcacgggcagggacacctcccactgtcccaggctgctccaaaccccgtccagcctggccttggacactgccagggatcacagaatccctgaatcatagtttggaaaagacctccagaTCTCCCAGCCCAATCCTTGACCCATCACCACCCTGTCACCACTGAGTGCCGCCTCCTGACGTTCCTcgggcacttccagggatgggaactccATAAAGTGTTCCTGGTGAGCTGGCAAATAACCCAACAGCCTGTTAAACTGTGAGCAGCTTGTTAAATAATCCTAAAAGCCCATTATCTGCCCCAAATCACCCCCTGAGGTTACACAGATCCACGCGGGGCCCGCGGTGGCTGCTCCCCACTACAGAGAGAACTGTGAAACCCCAAAACTCTGTCACAGATGCAGAACGCGCCCAGGCAGCTGTGAATTTACCTGTAAGGTGGGCTCTCTCACCCCTCGCTGCTGTTTTTTAACCCCCTGGCGACCCAGCAGGGACATTCCTCCTTAAAAACCCTGGGGCAGAGGCGCGCTGCCTTTCTACCTCGGTGGGGGGAAAAACGAGCAGCACTTGTAACAGCCACAcagtcctgaaaaaaaaaaaaaaaaaaaaacaacccttcctgtctgtttttctagaggaacatacattttttcattaacTGTGAGAAATGACGGGCTCCaaggaagaggcagcaggaggcatTTTCCACAACCCCTGAAGGAACTCGTCAGCCCCGGGGGCGTTTCTCCGCACTCCCTCCCGACCCCTCACGGGGGTCTCAGCGGCCCGGCCTCTGCAGGTCTCCCGCGGGACACGAACACCCGCGGCTCCCTCGCCGACACACACCTGGAGTGCACGAGATCGTTAATGCCGGTGGCTGTTAGCCCCAGCTCACCCCCATTTCTGCAGTACCTGAAGGGGTTTCTCCGCTCTAAAGCTGCTGTAACACATCTCCGAGGGCTTTGCGACAATGCACAGCACTCCGGTTATTTTAAAGCGCCTTTATTCAAATTGCAATTTTATAAACATGACGGATTTGGATAGTGTCGTCCTGCTTCTTCCCCAGGTTGtccttttttgccttcttttggGTCTGTTTTTCATGTGACCCTACATTAAACCCTCATAAATGCACTGTACAGAACACTCTTCAGCAGGAGCACGCAGCCCTCAGCAGCGTTCTCAAATGCATCCACTTGGGATGCGACTTCGCCTCAATTTTTAACGCTTTTTGTTCTCCCACTTTTATTAACTTACACACCAAGTCGAGCCCATTCCTAACGTTGGTTTTGGCCAAGCCCATCGCGCTCAGCTGCAAATGCTGGACGCAAGAGCCCTCAGGAACCAGGCTGCGCGTTCAGCAACGGGAAAACACACCGCGAGCGCGCCAAGTCCCAACCGCAGGCGCCTCAAACACCGGAGGAGATGCGTGAGCTCGGGGCCCGCCTCGCCCCCCTCAGCCCCCGGCGCGGCCATTTTGGGTCCTGCCCCCCGGGGAGCGGCCGCAGCGCTGTTGTCCCGTCTCGAGGCTCGGCACACCGCGTTTCTCCTGCCCCCTTCGGCCCTTCACCGCGCGGCGGGGCCATGGGGGGACGCGGCGGGGCCAtggggggacacggcgggggCACGGCGGGCACGGCGGGGGCAGCGCCATGCCGGCCCGCCCCGCGGTGCATTGTGGGAGCCGCCCCGCGCTTGGCGCCAAGCGCGCCCGCCGTCCCGCGCGGTGCATTGTGGGCCGCGCCCTCCCCGGCCGGGCCTAAAGGCGCGGGGCGCCGCACCGGACGTGACGTCACGCGGCCTCCGCCGTTTCAAGCCGCTGCCGGTTGGAGCGTCTTTTATCTGCCGCGGGGACCGCAGGCTCCTCGCGGTGTAACGGGGCTTCCCGCAGCCTCGCGCCCCGCCGCTGCGGCCCCCGCACGGACTCGGCCTCTCCGCGGCGGCAAGGACCGAGGGACTACTTTGCGGTGGCACCGCGCACGCGCGGGGCGGAAGGGTGAGGGCGCGGCGGAGGACGCGTGcgctgctgggctgggccgcCGCGAGCGCGGGCGGTGCTGCGGCCGGTGCTGCGTCCCGGGGTGAGATCGGTGCGCGCAGAGGCAGCGCGAGCGGAGCCGCGGGCGCCATTTTGAAGCGGCGGTCGGGGGAGGTGACGAGCGCTCCGagagcccggcccggccccgccaccgccgccccgcgccgcccgcaccgccccgcgccgccgcaAACATTGCCGACCTCGCCATGTCCGGCGGCGGCGTCATCCGCGGCCCGGCCGGCAACAACGACTGCCGCATCTACGTGGGGAACCTGCCCCCCGACATCCGCACCAAGGACATCGAGGACGTGTTCTACAAGTACGGCGCCATCCGCGACATCGACTTGAAGAACCGCCGCGGGGGCCCGCCCTTCGCCTTCGTCGAGTTTGAGGACCCCAGGTGAGACCCCTGTGgcgctgcccccccccccccgagccccggcggagccgccgctgcccgcccggGAGCACCGGGCCGCGCTAACGGGGCCTGGCgaggcggcgggcggggagaggcgggcggggagcgggaacaaaggctggaggagggggggggggggggtgcggCGGCCGCGCTCACCGCCCGCCCCGTGCCGCCCGCAGGGACGCGGAGGACGCCGTCTACGGGCGGGACGGCTACGACTACGATGGGTATCGCCTCCGCGTGGAGTTCCCTCGGAGCGGCCGCGGCACCGGcagaggcggcggcggcggcgggggaggAGGAGCCCCCCGGGGCAGGTACGGCCCCCCGTCCCGGCGCTCGGAGTACAGAGTGATCGTCTCGGGTGAGTcattgctctctctctctcagccTAAGTGCTCCCCCGGGGGTGCTGCTGCGAGCTTCTTCCTTGAAAAGCGTGGCCCCGCGTGCTTTGGGAGGGGAGCAGTGGTGTCCCCACGCTGCTGAGCGCTCCTCTCCTTTGCTCTGCTGCACTACAGGAGGTGAGGCTCTGATGCGGTTTTAAAGTCAcgttttgtttttgttttttttctgtagggcTGCCTCCAAGTGGAAGTTGGCAGGATTTAAAGGATCACATGCGTGAAGCAGGTGATGTATGTTATGCTGATGTTTTCCGAGATGGCACTGGTGTCGTGGAGTTTGTGCGGAAGGAAGACATGACCTACGCTGTGCGAAAGCTGGATAACACTAAATTTAGATCTCACGAGGTAGGTATCACACTTACTTTCTTTGGCCAGAATTGGATACAAGGGGCTTAACAGTAGGATTTGAAGGTAAGGAAAGCGTGGTGGCCGTTGTTTGGTTAGGAAGCAGCTAAATAAGTGTGTGGTCAGGCTGGACATAGACGTGTAAGCTGTGCTGTCTGTCCCGGCCGTAGTAACGCTGTCTGCAGTCTGTCAGCATGCCTGAAACATGGCCCTGAAGCCTCGACGTTTCAATCGAAAGTTCTGTCTATTCAATAGGGAGAAACTGCCTACATCCGTGTTAAAGTTGATGGCCCAAGAAGCCCAAGCTATGGAAGATCTCGGTCCCGCAGCCGTAGTCGTAGCAGGAGCCGTAGTCGAAGCAACAGCAGAAGCCGCAGTTATTCCCCAAGAAGAAGCAGAGGATCTCCACGCTACTCTCCCCGCCACAGCAGATCCCGATCTCGTACATAAACATCACTCTAGCTCTGATCTTTTTGTAGAACCCCATGTTGTACACAGTTTTCCTTTACTTAGTACagtctttcattattttttttttttttttttaaattccaacTGTTTTACTCGAATTGGCTGAAGTGTTGAATTGCATTCTTGTGTAAAATCCCTAGTGAGTATTTGCTCCTCGACACCGACATTCCCCTCCTGTCTTTggtaaattgtattttaattgcTGTCAGTCAGGATTGTTCTGGTTTAGTTCTAGTTCAATACCAACATTCTTGGAGCTGTGGTATTGCTGTGTAAATGTCTCAGTGTTCCGCTGTGGTCGAGACGAGCTGGGGATGTTGGGATGTTTGTGGCTAACTTGTCTCTTCTGGGGGATCTTACATTTTATCTTGCCTTTTCGTGTGTCTTTCTGTAGACATATCTGAAGAGATGGATTAAGAATGCTTTGGATTAAAGGATTGTGGAGCACATGTCAATCATTTTAGGATTGTCAAAAGGAGGATTGAGGAGGATCAGATCAATAATGGAGGCAATGGTATGACTCCAAGTGCTATTGTCACAGATGAACTTGGCAGTATTGACCTTATACTGAGAGACAGGGGAATTGAGGCCCAGCACCTACGTGTCCCCACGTGTCGCTTCAGGCATGTCCTCGTGACCGCAGGCTGCGATTGCTCTTCtcttttaaaacttccttttctgGGGGGGCAATTGTGGCCACATCCCTGCTTTCGTAATTCTCTATTCCATTCTAGTTTTCTAAAGGAGTAACCGGGGCCGGGGGGGAAgttatttggtttatttgtcCCGCAGCGTTTGGTTACAAGTGTCCATGTCCGTAGTATCCGTACACTTGTAGTAGAACTTGCAATCAGAGTATAATATCAATACTGCTAAAATCTGCATGTCCTCTGTGTGACTGATACAGCGTGGCTGTTGCATTTTTATAAGTAccagaatgaaagcaaaataaaaatagcaaaccTAGCGGGGAATAATTTAAGTCTCAGCCCTGCCCCCTCAGACTAATTCACGATTGACTCACGATCCGTGTGAAAACACCGATTGTAAACGTTCCCTCCAGCTGGGAGTGCAGCTGTAGTCCAGCC
Above is a genomic segment from Vidua chalybeata isolate OUT-0048 chromosome 20, bVidCha1 merged haplotype, whole genome shotgun sequence containing:
- the SRSF1 gene encoding serine/arginine-rich splicing factor 1, with the protein product MSGGGVIRGPAGNNDCRIYVGNLPPDIRTKDIEDVFYKYGAIRDIDLKNRRGGPPFAFVEFEDPRDAEDAVYGRDGYDYDGYRLRVEFPRSGRGTGRGGGGGGGGGAPRGRYGPPSRRSEYRVIVSGLPPSGSWQDLKDHMREAGDVCYADVFRDGTGVVEFVRKEDMTYAVRKLDNTKFRSHEGETAYIRVKVDGPRSPSYGRSRSRSRSRSRSRSRSNSRSRSYSPRRSRGSPRYSPRHSRSRSHISEEMD